The following is a genomic window from Mauremys mutica isolate MM-2020 ecotype Southern chromosome 4, ASM2049712v1, whole genome shotgun sequence.
cagccCCTTGGAGCAATGCAACAATGACCCTAGGGTCCTAAGATCTCTCATCTGTTGCTTTACCTTGGTAGAGGTCTGAGCTAACTGGCCCTGATCCTGGCCTCTGCTCCACTGGAGAATAATCCCAGTGTTGGGGGTTTCCCTGGCTGGTATAAGACTACTGGACTAGGTCTCCCTCACACCCTCTGGCTGGCCCAAGACCACAACaagcgctctaaccactagagtgaccagatgctCCTATATCCTCTCTCTGTTCAGTCACGGTGGAATACACCATCATCAACCATCTTAGGGGGCAACACTTCACCCACACCATCCGCGTGAACGTACCCAAAGGCTCTGTGCTGCTCTCTGTCCTGCAAGCGGCTCAGCAGGACAATCCACAGGACTTCAGGTGAGTGAGGCAGGCCTCATGTGACTACAGGTTCGTCCTCCCTTTTGATCACTCTCTCCTTACTGGTGCATCAGTTTCcctgtttgcctctgtctctctcctgaTCCATCGCCTCTacatccctctccttccctgcagccaACAGATGTATCCTCCCCACATTGCCCCGGCTCCCTCCTGACTCTTGCCTTCATTCCCCTTGCAGCTACGAAACAAAGCAGACATCCTGGGGCCTCATGGTGGTCTCCATCAACAGCCGTGCTGCCAACTCCAATGACAAGACCTACTGGCAGTTCTTCAATGGCACAGAGCCCCTGGAGCAaggtgtggggtctggggggaaagggagcaggcGAGACGGTTGTTGGCAACCACCTGGCAGGGGAACATGCTTGTCCTCAGAGTTGCATCAGTTCCATCCAAGCGGGACGTTTCATAGGAGGGAGGCAACAGCAAGAGCGAGAGGGATTCAGTCTGAGCAGTGCCTCTCCTGCCTTATCATCCTGTTCCATTTCCTCCAGGTGTCGACAGCTACGTACCAAGTAACAACGAGCATATCAAGGCCGTCTTCAGCACGTACTGAGCATGCAGGTGGCCTGAGGGAGGAAGGGGATGCAATCAAGAGCAGGAGAGGCCTCTTCTGTTGCCCTTCAAGATCACAAGCTGCGCAAGACCTCTCTAGGCTGTGGAGATACATGCCCAGCCCATCACAGGGCTGTCAAGGGCAAATAAAAAGAGTTCTCTGGTTCTCATGGATCGCTGAGTGTTTATTTCAATCTGGGGTGTGACACTGGGCTCTCAATAAAGCTCTCAGCTTCTGAAGGGCTCCCCAGTTTGGGATAGTCTCTACCAGCAAGCTCTAGGGACAGATATGATTTCCTGCTTCTAAAGAGGGCCCAGATCAGCTCAAACCCGGATTATAGCTGGACACCAAGTCTGCATTAGTTAAGATTGAGaccagctttctgtttaaagctTGACTCTTCCAAGTGCTTCTAAAATCCACATGGTTATTTGGATTTCCTTGAAAGTTGGTGTGCCTCACAAGGTGCTTACAAGAGTTAGTGTTCCAAATGTAGGGGCATTTGACCAAGGGATCCCCAAGATACAGCTCCTGAAAAAACATTTTCCCCCTCAAGTTTGTCTAAAGATGCTCCGGAATAGGCCACTCCCTCCCACAGGGACACCATTAAATTTTCTCCTAATCTAAAGAGGTCCCTAGAACAGGACATTGCTTCCTAACCAACACTAGGGGATTGATAAAGATCTTCCCTTTTAACAGGCCCTGAGATGGGGTCATACCCTTCAGGATAACAACAGGGTATCAATAAAGTGTCTGGCTTTCAAGGAGAATGCTAAAGTGGCCCCGAGATGGGACGATCCCTTTAGAAAAACAACAGGATACCATCAAGCAGTGGGTCTCGACCTTTTCTGTACTGACCCTGTCTTCAGGGCAGCGCAGCCCAGTGGCCAGAGTTTACACGGCTGCCCTTGAGCAGTAGAGTGTGTTCCTTCGGTGGTGACTGCCCCAGCGGTGCATGCAgtgtgggagacccaggcccaccttACTCCATTGAGTCCCGACCCAGGGTCCTGAGAAACCAATTCTCCTGTGTTCAGGCTCGGTCGCTCTCTGCATCCATTCCAATCTCCTGGGTCGCTTCCTACCTTCACTTCCAGTGTAGTTAATCTCCTGGTGTCAACCAACTCTTCTCCATCATCTTCAGTGGTTGGCTGGGCATCTGCAGGGGCCTAAGCGTGGTTGGCCTCTGCAGCCTAGGGCTCCTGCAGCCTGAAACCCACATCCGCTCTCCTCCTCAGTCAGCCCAAACTGAGCAGAGCTGGTGCCTTTTATACCTTGTCTCCAGTCCAAGCATGCCCAGCAAGGGCGAGGGGGCCTGGCTTCTTCAGTCCACAGAGTGTGGTTAACCCTAGATGGGCCAGTGCGGAGTTGATACACCCTGTAACATATACCATGCAGGGCATCGCCAACTCTTGTGATTAAATTGCAAGTCTTGCAATAATTTGTGTTTCTAACCCATTCGACcagcactcccctcccagagttggggagagAATCGTGACTCCCATCTCCTCTATTTCCAGTTCCCTGCATTGGAATGGCACCATCCAATGGATCAAATGGTGTGACTCATGCCAAGGTTGGCAGCTGGATATTGGGTGGCTGAGGACACTCAGCTGGAGGTAATCTCCCATTGGGCAGGCAGCAGACAGTTTTTTGAATGAAAAGCTGAGAAACATGACTTGAGAGCTCCCTAGAGGCTCAGaacccagaaggcaaagaaaatgaactctctctctctctctctctatatatattttcATGGAGATTTGGGGAGGGCCAACTCAGGGTTGGTGATGCTGCATGTGACCCCACATTAGAGCAGGAAGGAGTTGCAGGGCTCCCCTCCCACCTTGCCATAATGAAAGGGAAGGGGGCTGAGTACCCAGATGCTAAAAGATTTCCTGCCCCATCCTCCTGATCAGGCCATTCCTACATGGTTCACCCTGGGTACTAGTCCCTACTGCGGGTTATAAACTAGGGGGATAATATGGGAGAGCCTCagtgtccagcagggctgggagtataatgtgggtgaaggactcccCCAGCATGAGGGGAAAGGcacatagaacccaggagtcctggctcccatcccccctgctctaaccactagggtgaccatattttcccaaagggaaaatgggacaccccaTGGGGCCAGCCCTGTGTGAGGGCAACCTAAGCCCTCCAtgtctcctgccccacagggtcACCcaaggcttcccccccccccccccccagcacacagcACACGAGACCAGCCTGAGGCTGCCCTCCTGTACACGGGGCTGGCCCAAGCTGCTCTCCGGGGCAGGTCTggcatggtcactgcccccctccccacacattcCTCTGCCACCCACACAGCATTTGACCCCACATATTTGGCAAAACTGCATTTCTCCGGTTTGCTCTTGTTGACTGATGACCATTTgggaagagcaaacaggacaaatgcacCATTTTGCCAAAAAGTTGGGACGGCTGAGACAggacttaaaaaagggactgtcccagacaaaatgggacatatggtcaccctaactagaccccgccccttccctgagctgggatggaacccaggagtcctgccaggaccgatgtgggggggcggggggggagagaaagccggtacaaattaccagggccagcggtccggaagggggcccggggcccggcttccccggccctgtttagccggtccgcccttgctggggggcctaaAAAATTTTTTCACCAGGGCCTGAACCCACTCTCAGCGGCCCCGCCCAGGCCTGCAGCACCCCATCCCCCTCTGTGGCTGCAAAGACTCATGGGGgaccaccccccagcccctgctttctAGGGCGAGgctgatggggggaaggggaggcaacAGCGCCCCTGGGGACCTGGTCGGCTCCCGACTTCTTCGCTTCCGCTGGTCTTGCAGGCTGGAAACCCCTAGGCCCGGAACCAAACCTCTTGACTCTTGTTTCCGCCCGTGCCACACGCCTTGGTGATTACCGGAAGTGGTTCCTCCCGGACGGATTAAAGAACACTCCAAAGATGGCGGCACCCAGGcgccatttccccctccccttccgcTTTCTCCCACCCTTAGGAGCTTCTCAGTACAGGTCCTGAGGTAGCCTCGTTTCGGGGGCATCCCGGCGCGaggacaccccccaccctccggaGCGGCGCGCGACCATGTGGAGGCAACTCGCGCGTCCTCTCCGCGCGCTGCCAAAGATCCCCGGAGGTCAGAAGGTCGCCAACCGGCCTTATGCGGGGGCGGATTTAAAGGGCGAGCGCCCTTTCCTGCCCCTATGAGCCGGGGTGTTGTCCGCCTAGTGAGGGGCTCGCCTTGGCCTAGTGTCCCTCGAGGCCCACCTTCCAGCCTTGGCCTGAGGCACGCCAACATCTGTTGCCCTGGAAGGCACCATTCATGTGggggctgggactcctgggttctatcccagcggggggcggggggggtctagtagttagaacaggagtgggggtgggctgggagcctggactcgtGGGTTCTATCCCAGCAGGGTGAAtggggtctaggggttagagcgggtgggctgggagcctgggctcctgggttccattccagttCTGGGAGAGGGGACCAGTAGGTTAGAGTGGAGATTCTATCCCAGTCTGCCATGCCTCCCTCCCCTCATCTGTAAATTGGGAGGCATGCCACTTGGCCTCCTCCGAGAAGCGCTTTGAGTTCCTCTGTGAACAGCGCACTGTTAATGCAGCATGTTAGAGTTTCATTCTGTGCTGGGGATCTAGGTCATGTTTCAGTGGTAGCAGGTTATAGTCGGTGATAGTCTCTGCTCTGTGTCTCCTGCTGGTGTTTTATTAAGGGCCAAGGACCTGTGCAAGGTCTCTCTACATCTCCTCTCTTATTTTCCAGATTCTTTTTCTGCCAGAGTCCTCAGTGCTGGCCTGAAGAGCTATGTGCTTCCCCAGGATTATACCAGTGAGTGCTGGGCATGGAGAAATGCCAACACAGAAGGGCAGCGGGTGTCTTGTAATGTTGGACACATTTGTCACCTTCCTTGGAAAAGTGTTGGGGGAAGATGTTGAGTCCCTGTGGGGGGCTGGAGTGGTAGGTGAGGGGAGAGCATTATAGAAAGCATATTACTAATTTTTGCGGTGTGGCGGGGTATTGACTAAGCGCATTGTCACTATCTCTTGGGGGAGCATGGGTTAGCTAGGAGGCATGTTATTAATCTCGCTTTTGAGGGTGGAGGAAGCGTTTTGTAATCCTTGCTGTCAGGGAGGAGTGTATcaattcttattttttttaaatatacttagTTGCATATCTCCCTTGCCAGGAGAACACACCATttgctctaggtcaggggtcggcaacctttcagcagtggtgtgctgagtcttcatgtatacactctaatttaaggcttcgagtgccggtaatacatttgaatgttttttagaaggtctctatacgtctataatatataaccaaactactgttatatgtaaagtaaacaaggttttcaaaatgtttcaaagctttatttaaaattaaattaaaattcagatcttattagtttagagtgatccttgcccttgcttttccttgctgagttttccaatgtctggtggcacctatttagatactttaagctgcaaacaggcttctgagttataagttgATAACCAACTGCCAGAAGGTTAGTGGCTGGAACCCCTGATccgcagctgaggtgagtggagctggcggctggtagggctgagcagggccagaagcctggaccctgtctggcagggggcctgcgctggaactccaactggaagcaagatGAGTGGGACTGCGgaggggaccccagctggcaaggggccagcagccagaaccccagagcagtggggggctgacCGCCagagctctggggtttccaccactgactcctgccagcctgggggaaggaatcccaggccagcagcgggtgctgagtggggctgcggcaggggggggaccccagctggcaaggggccagcagcaggaaccccagagctgcagtgggctgagcagctcagcccaccaccgctctggggtttccaccaccagctccttgtcagctggggtctcagcccagtgccagcctggggttccttcccccaggccagcagctgggctgagtgggaccggctggcaggagccagcggtggaaaccccagagccagggctggctgagcagctcagcccgccgctgctctggggtttccactgcTGGCTCCTTGCCATCTGGGgtcttcccccaggccagcagctgggctgagtgggactggcgGCAGGACCGCGGCTGGCAAGAGCcagtggtggaaaccccagagagtcggcgggctgagcagctcagcctgccagTCGGTCTGCGGTTTCCACCACCAGCtctttgccagctggggtctcggcccgctgccagcctggggttccttcccccaggccagcagtgggccagcagcgggaaccccagagcggcggtgggatgagcagctcagcctgccccaCGTGCCATGAAAAAtcggctcacgtgccacctttggcacgagtgctgtaggttgccgactcctgctctAGGTTGTcctatttcttttgtaaacaccTAGGGAGAGGGGTCATGTACCATTTTCTAAAGGCTAATGCACTTGGGTTTTGGACCAGTGTGGAAAGTAGACAGAATCTAGGGTCTTTGAGCTAACAAgtcctctgcctctccccaccctgtTGTCTAAATGCCTCCCACATATTTGTATTTCTCTCTTGACTCCAGGCAAGAGTGAGTAGTAGTAATTTTtgccagctgctcttcatccaaGTGCTGATTTTGGCTTGATATTGAAATAGGGAAGCTCTGCTGGTTATGTTTGATGTAAAGAAGCAGTAAAGCTGGTACTTAGGCCtgtctacacctaaaaattaagttgacctagctacatcacttACGGTTATGAGAAATTTCCAcacagttaggtcaacctaacccccactgtagtTGCAGAAGAGGAGAGAAGACACAACAACTACAACCCATGAACCTTCCAGTGCATCATCACCTCAACCTAGCTATTGTCTCTTGGAAGGGTGGACTATCTACATCAACAGAAAAACCCTTCTGTCGATGTAGGAAATGTCTACATTACTGTGCTGTGGAAGCACAACTGCAGCActatagctgtgctgctgctgtagtgtagccatatgCTTAGGTCTGTATTGGCTCACCCACCTCTTCCACTGCCATCATGTAGACATTAGATAAAATGGAGGAGAGGAATGGAGCTTTGGGGGACTGCTTAGATAAGGGCTTTGAGGTGGAGGAACAGTAACCCATAACCACCCTCAGGGTTTGGTATGAGAGGACAGGCCTTTGCCATTTCAGGATGTCTCATTCATCCCTTCAGCCTCAAGGAGGTGGGATGCAAATAGTTGGGGATAAATAGCAGGAGGCCCCTATCATTCTCAATCATCTGCCCTAAAAGGAAGCATTAGAGACTGAGAGAATTGGCAGTATTATTACTAGTGTCAAAAAGTAGTTTTTTAAGCAGGGGACTAACCCAGGCTGCCTTCTTGCCTTTCCTTAGAGAAATCAGTGTTCTCAGCCTACAGTAGAGCCAATGTCTCCCCTTGCTTGATTTAACATGCCTAGTTGTGAGATACATAGGCTTAGGTCCCTGGCCACACACTTTCAGAAGCTCAGTGAGGAAAACTGGCTGATGTTCCCCTACTGACAGTTCCATATTTGCACCCTGTAGCTACAGAGCTGTGCCCACCAGACCAGCTGCCCCAGTGAAAAAGTGGGGGTGCTTGTGAGGCATGCTGACACCTCTTGTTCATCCTTCCAGACATCTCCATCCCTGACAGACCCAAACTGAAGTTCATGGACAAAGTTCCAAGTGTACCTAAAGTGAGGCGGGAATTCAAAAACCTACGTGACATCCGTGGCCCATCCACTGAGGCCACTGAGTTCACCCAAGGACAGTATGGCATTTTGGTgagtgggagaggaggggagataCAAATTGGGGTCACCTTTGGGCTGATTCAGCCAGAGCAAGGAAAACAGAACCCTAGGAGCTGACCTTTTCACCCAAGGCAGCTGAGACCATTAGGGCTTACTCCATTCAGGATGAAGACATAAGCTAAATGAGGCCAAGAGAGAGTATGGAAGTGGTATGAGTGAGAACTGTAAATGGGTGGCAGAAGAAGCCCCTTCACCTGTATTTGAGTCATAACTCCTGTGCttgcgcgcgctctctctctctctctccttgcaggCATTGGGTGGTGGTTACCTTCATTGGGGTCACTTTGAAATGATGCGCCTAACCATCAATCGTCACCTGGATCCCAAGATAATGTTCGCTGTGTGGCGCATTCCAGCCCCTTACAAGCCCATCACCCGCAAGAGCTTAGGCCAGCGCATGGGTGGGGGCAAAGGTGCCATTGACCACTATGTGACAGCAGTGAAATGTGGCCGCCTCATTTTGGAAGTGGGTGGGCACTGTGAGTTTGGGGAGGTGGAGCACTTCCTCACACAGGTGGCCAAGAAACTGCCGTTCCCAGCCAAGGCAGTCAGCTGCCAGTCCCTGAAGGAGATGCGCCAGGCAGAAGAGGAGAGAAGACACAAAAATCAGAACCCGTGGACATTTGAGCGCATCATCACCTCCAACATGCTGGGGATCCGCAAGGTGCTGAGCCCCTACGATCTGACGCAGAAGGGGCGCTACTGGGGCAAGTTCTTTCTGAAAGACAGAGTGTAATGACCAAGTGAGGGTAGGAGGGAAAAATATCAGGGATGAGTGCCTGGAAGGAACCTTGATCCTCAGCAAGTGTGAAGTCCCTTCTGAGTGCATCCCATCTTGTTGTGGTAGGCTCTCAGAGGGTGGGCATTGCTGTGGAGATCTGCCCCTCAGCTCCAGAGGTGGCTGAGTTGCATGCAGTAAACATGGAGGTGTGAGGGGCAGGTTAGGGTAACCAATGATCATTTTGGATTATTAAAGCTTTCCTACAGTGTCATGGTCTTGTGCCTCCGTGTCCTGTGTACATTAGAGGCCAGAGAGAATGGTTAAGGGGACATCCAAGGAGTCTCAGATCCTCTGTGGAGTATTAAGTTAGAGCCTGTATTGCTGCACATCTGACCAAGTCAGGGAGATGGACCTCTCATGCTGCATCATTGAAGTTCTAAGGAAACTTGCCCCACCCAAGAACACTTCCTCCCAgatgacccacccacccccactacATACTGAATACACTAGAGCAGTGGTCACTGAATTGAACTCTTTATTCAGAAAGAGGCTTCTGTATAGATGGTTGTGCCTTTAGAAACAGTAACTATACAGATAACAGCTGATATAAatgcagggtgggggctatcTTAAGCACTGAGTGAGGTAGAGTCCTCTGCTCCACTTACACCTGACCCTTAAGGGGAACATGTCATTTGCCCTTTGTGTAACTGGGGAGGGATCATTAGATTTCATGGAAATCTTCCTCTCTCTGAAGAATCTCTCAGTGATGATTGGCTCATGTATGAGTAATGTAGGGGAAAGTAACCTTAGAGCTTTCCTCATGTGGATAGACAAGGAAGGACCCAAAGGAACAGAAGCATCAGGAGATGTATGGAGTGACAGTATCCAAGTCACTCCTGCCTACTGCAGAAATGATTTATCCAAGGAGagggaaaaccaaacaaatacACTCAAGTTGACACGGTTTGGGGTTTCAAAATAAGTGACAAATTTTCAGGTGAAAGATTTTGCTGTAGGATAAATGAGACTATCCCACAGATTAACAAGGGAAATAGAGTCTATATTGTGCCTAAGAGACCCTAGCTGAGTGAGTGAAGGTCCTTATGCCTTCTAAGTATTAGTGATTCAGGTCAAGCATGTTCTGATTcccaccctcagcagcaagagTGGACTGGGAAAGAACCAGAGAAATAGGGGGtcacaaggatcagagagagaaaacagctATGTTGCTCATCTGGGGAAAGATGTTCTCACAGTTCAGTGCCTGATTACACTTTTGATGTATTGACAGTTACAATGTCAGATGCGGTCTTTAATCCCTGGCCACCAAGGAGGATAACTGAGCCTCCCAGAGCAACATAAGCAGGACTGTGCCATTCCCCACCCTTCAGTAAGTTTGTGCTGAGCATACACATTCCATTGAACAGATGTCCTCTGCCGGCTAGTCAGTCTCCACCCACAAATGGGCAGAAGGAGCCACTAGGACTGAGAACAGAGTTGAACTAAAAGGTTGATATTTAGAAGCACTTTAAACAGCCAATAAACATGGAGTCTGAAAATGGTTACATTGGAAGATGAACTTCCTTTAGTGTCAGCTAGCATCATCCCCGTGGTGTCTTGTTTGGTTCTGTCTTTGCAGCCCATCCTCCCTGTTCTATTCTGGCTTCCTCTGCCCCTCCAGCCAGGAACTCTCTGAATGGTGAACATCTGACAGGTAGGGTCCACTAGCCAGGCCTGTGACTTCTCCATAAAGAGTCAGAGGTAGAGCTGGTGAGAAATCCAGATGGGAAAGAACATTTGACGGGTGGCACCAGCGTGCGGAGTGGAAGAACGGTGAAAGGCCATCTGCAAATCCATCTGAAAAATCAGAGCAAGAGACACCAAAGGCAAAAGGACAGATGGATCTTGCAGTTCCATCTACTTTATGGTCCCCTTTTCTGTCAGTAATCTACCGTCCCTCGTTCTTTTTGACATTGTCCCCTTGATCATCCCTTAGGCTTGGCAGTGATGCTCCTGAATTGCACTTCCTGCGTGCTCCTCaacttccctttttctcctcatGGGGTGAGAGCTCCCCTGCTGCTCTCTAGTCTGACTCAGCACCCTACTGTGCCTCTGATCAGTTGTGGCATGTCAGAGATACCTCAAACATTAGATGCAGCACTGCTGAATACAGCAGCTAGACACCTAGCAGGCTGCCAGTCTAGACCACTTCCCCCCCCATCCAGAATAAGGGCATAAAGCAATCATAGCACAGGTAACACAACCCAGAAGTACAAATACTGACTGAACCAAACACCAGCTCCCACCCTGCTCACCCATCACACCGCTACACCTGGCTCACCTGTGGTGGGCGGATGGCAGGAGATGGGCACTCAGGCGAAGATGCCCCCAATGGTGGAAGCCAGGATGATGGCCAGGATGATACAACAGATCATGATCATGATCTTCTTCTGCTTGGCGAGagagaaatgtaaacaaacagtacATGCAGTGGGTTTATGGTGAACTATAAATGGAagtgaggggagaggagagggaagggtCACCCATCCTCCACGTGTCAAAGAGCAGAGGAAGAGGGTCCATCACTTTGGGCTGGAAAAGAGGAAAGGGATCCATGGGTAGTAGGACAGAGATGTGGAGGGAGGGAGTAGGGCTTTTCTTTCACAGAGAACAgaaaatgttatatccttggTGCTGGTGGCTCTCGTGGGAAATGATCGCTTAGTGAGCTCATTTCCCTTCCCCTCAACTCACGTGCCATGCAGAAAAAGCAAGCTCCAGCCATGTGCTCTGATGCCATCATTACAGGGGCCAAATGAATAGCTAAATAAATAGGACCTAGCCTGCCCCACACATACAGCATGCAGAATGTCACACCCCCAAGGAAAAGACAAAACCCGTTATCTCATCTTACCAGAGGCACTGGATACTGCAGAGCAgtggaggagaaaccccagccaaGTTTTCTGATCCACGTGGGTGAAGTGGAGAGAAGAGGCCCTTCTGGAGACTTGGAACAACAGGCCAGCCTGGGTGGGTGGGGTTCTCTCACCCTTTCACCTCCCCAAGGTTCATCAGCAGAGCCAGGTGGCATGGAGATTATAAACAAAGCTCCTTCCTTTGCAGCCAAACCTGGTCACTGCTGCTATTCTGAAAGAGGAGCTGTCTCTTTAAATGTCAGTGAGTCAAGTGAAAGCAGTTCTCAGCACAGTGCTGGAGGCTCAAAGTCCCAGTCTCATCCCCAAGGCAGTGCTGCTGTCCTGAGGCTATTTAATTCCAAACGGTACTATCATTAACCCTTCGTTGGGCAGGTCACCGTATCTACTGCCTTTCAGTTTaattaatagaatatcagggttggaagggacctcaggaggtcatctagtccaaccctctgctcaaggcaggactaatccccagacagatttttaccccagttccctttcCCCATCTGTTGCTTTACTCAGCCTTGACTCTTGCCGTGGGTTGGATAATTGGGGCAGGGCTAAGGCCAAGCAGAGCAGCAGATTCCAACCAGGAGCATTCTGAACTGGTGTATCCCAATGTTTGTATGGAGCAGTCTCTTCCAGGCCAGGACTTGGCCTCTGTGCGGTGCATTGGGCAGCACAGACTGTACTACTCAGGCTGGGAGCTGGTGAGCCAGAGAGAACCACAGCATCAGTCAGTGTCTGGCAGCCCTGCTAATAAAGTCTCCTTTACACTGAGAGGAGGatgacctagtggttagagcactggactgggacacagGAGCCCTAGGCTCTATTCCAGGCTCAgccactgggcaagtcacttcccctatctgtgcctcaatttccccatctgtaaaatgtgggtaGTGATCCTGACCTCGTTTTGAGACCTACTGAGGATCTGAGCTAGTTATGAATTATTACTGCCATTCATTCCAGCCA
Proteins encoded in this region:
- the MRPL16 gene encoding 39S ribosomal protein L16, mitochondrial isoform X1, giving the protein MWRQLARPLRALPKIPGDSFSARVLSAGLKSYVLPQDYTNISIPDRPKLKFMDKVPSVPKVRREFKNLRDIRGPSTEATEFTQGQYGILALGGGYLHWGHFEMMRLTINRHLDPKIMFAVWRIPAPYKPITRKSLGQRMGGGKGAIDHYVTAVKCGRLILEVGGHCEFGEVEHFLTQVAKKLPFPAKAVSCQSLKEMRQAEEERRHKNQNPWTFERIITSNMLGIRKVLSPYDLTQKGRYWGKFFLKDRV
- the MRPL16 gene encoding 39S ribosomal protein L16, mitochondrial isoform X2; the encoded protein is MPTQKGSGCLVMLDTFVTFLGKVLGEDVESLWGAGVVDISIPDRPKLKFMDKVPSVPKVRREFKNLRDIRGPSTEATEFTQGQYGILALGGGYLHWGHFEMMRLTINRHLDPKIMFAVWRIPAPYKPITRKSLGQRMGGGKGAIDHYVTAVKCGRLILEVGGHCEFGEVEHFLTQVAKKLPFPAKAVSCQSLKEMRQAEEERRHKNQNPWTFERIITSNMLGIRKVLSPYDLTQKGRYWGKFFLKDRV